One genomic window of Polaromonas sp. SP1 includes the following:
- a CDS encoding MBL fold metallo-hydrolase, with the protein MLRFKSLGSGSSGNATVVEAVGTAPLRVLIDCGLGLKHLLYRLGEAGLQPQDIHAVFVTHEHGDHIGCARSLALRYRIPVWMSRGTHAAIGSPDFDGLLRTARDNQVIDLGGMQLTPFTVPHDAREPLQLSCTDGSAKLGILTDLGHATAHVMAHLAACDALLLECNHDTDMLAQSSYPPFLKRRVGGQYGHLSNVAAADIARLVTHKGLKHVVAAHLSAQNNRPALVQSLMAETLSCGAEDIVVAKPDTGTPWLSV; encoded by the coding sequence GTGTTAAGGTTCAAAAGCCTGGGCAGCGGCAGTTCGGGCAATGCCACAGTGGTCGAAGCGGTGGGGACCGCTCCCTTGCGTGTCCTCATCGATTGCGGGCTGGGCCTCAAGCACCTGCTCTATCGCCTGGGTGAAGCCGGCCTGCAGCCGCAAGACATCCACGCCGTATTTGTGACACATGAGCACGGCGACCACATTGGCTGCGCGCGGTCACTGGCCTTGCGCTACCGCATCCCGGTCTGGATGAGCCGCGGCACCCACGCCGCCATTGGGTCGCCGGATTTTGACGGCTTGCTTCGCACGGCACGCGATAACCAGGTCATCGACCTGGGCGGCATGCAGCTCACACCCTTTACCGTGCCCCACGACGCGCGTGAACCACTGCAGCTCAGTTGCACCGACGGTTCGGCCAAGCTGGGCATCCTGACGGATCTTGGCCACGCCACCGCCCACGTGATGGCGCATCTTGCCGCTTGTGATGCCTTGCTGCTGGAGTGCAACCACGACACGGACATGCTGGCCCAATCCTCTTATCCGCCCTTCCTGAAACGCCGGGTAGGCGGCCAGTACGGCCATCTTTCGAATGTGGCGGCGGCGGACATCGCACGCCTGGTCACCCATAAGGGCTTGAAGCACGTGGTAGCAGCGCACCTGAGCGCGCAGAACAACCGGCCGGCGCTGGTTCAAAGCCTGATGGCTGAAACCCTGTCTTGCGGTGCGGAAGACATCGTCGTGGCAAAACCCGACACCGGCACCCCCTGGCTCAGCGTCTGA
- the bamC gene encoding outer membrane protein assembly factor BamC, with translation MSALVALSLLAGCSTLRDVMDGERVDYKTSGAKGPSLDVPPDLTQLSRETRYVVPGTAVSASNYQVGQPAQAVQTAAVSVGDVRIERAGSQRWLVVNRPADKLWGPVRDFWLESGFLLSQDQENLGIMETDYAENRAKLPQDFIRSALGKVLDGLYSTGERDKFRTRLERRTDGGTEIYVSHRGMVEVITGAKSGASTGDSTVWQPRPADPELEAEFLRRLMVKLGVTQEQSKALVAAGTPRQTSRIATVNNQPVVQIDEGFERAWRRVGLALDRTGFTVEDRDRSKGTYFVRYVEPVANKTEPGFFSKLFSGSPAAVPPLKYQITVKSQGESTTVAVLNAQGAPEASANAQRIVQVIADDLK, from the coding sequence GTGTCTGCACTGGTTGCCCTCAGCCTGCTCGCCGGCTGCTCCACCCTCAGGGATGTCATGGACGGCGAGCGCGTCGACTACAAGACGAGCGGCGCGAAGGGCCCATCCCTGGATGTTCCTCCCGACCTCACGCAGCTCAGCCGTGAAACCCGTTACGTGGTGCCCGGCACGGCGGTGTCCGCCAGCAACTACCAGGTGGGGCAACCCGCCCAGGCGGTGCAAACCGCAGCGGTGAGCGTGGGCGACGTGCGCATTGAACGCGCGGGCAGCCAGCGCTGGCTGGTCGTGAACCGTCCCGCCGACAAGCTCTGGGGCCCTGTCCGTGATTTCTGGCTGGAGAGCGGCTTCCTGCTGTCGCAAGACCAGGAAAACCTCGGCATCATGGAAACAGATTACGCCGAGAACCGCGCCAAGCTCCCGCAAGACTTCATCCGCAGCGCCCTGGGCAAAGTGCTTGACGGCCTTTACTCGACCGGCGAGCGCGACAAGTTCCGCACCCGGCTGGAGCGCCGCACCGACGGCGGCACCGAAATTTATGTCAGCCACCGCGGCATGGTGGAAGTCATCACCGGCGCAAAAAGCGGCGCGTCTACCGGCGACAGCACGGTATGGCAGCCCCGCCCCGCAGACCCTGAACTTGAGGCCGAATTCCTGCGCCGCCTGATGGTCAAACTGGGCGTGACGCAAGAGCAATCAAAAGCCCTGGTGGCGGCCGGCACGCCAAGGCAGACCTCCCGCATCGCCACCGTCAACAACCAGCCTGTCGTCCAGATCGACGAAGGTTTTGAGCGCGCCTGGCGCCGGGTCGGCCTGGCCCTGGACCGCACCGGCTTCACCGTCGAAGACCGCGACCGCAGCAAAGGTACTTACTTCGTGCGTTATGTCGAGCCCGTCGCAAACAAGACCGAACCTGGTTTCTTCAGCAAGCTGTTCAGCGGCTCCCCTGCTGCCGTACCACCTTTGAAGTACCAGATCACCGTCAAGAGCCAGGGTGAAAGCACCACGGTGGCGGTCCTTAACGCCCAGGGCGCGCCTGAAGCGTCTGCCAATGCGCAGCGCATTGTGCAGGTGATCGCCGACGACCTGAAATAA
- the dapA gene encoding 4-hydroxy-tetrahydrodipicolinate synthase: MKPITGSIVALATPLHEDGSVDYPTLRKLVDWHIAEGTDCIGVVGTTGESPTVNVEEHCEIIRVSVEQAKKRVPIMAGCGANSTAEAIELAKFAKGVGADCQLQVVPYYNKPTQEGQYRHFKAIAEAVGDLPTVLYNVPGRTVADMAHATVLRLAQVPGIVGIKEATGNIERAQWLIKEVPKGFAVYSGDDPTAVALMLCGGQGNVSVTANVAPRLMHELCVAAVAGDARRAMELQLKLLPLHRNLFVEANPIPVKWAMARMRLCGGTLRLPMTPLETSNEAAVEGALRACGLI, from the coding sequence ATGAAACCCATTACTGGCAGCATCGTTGCACTGGCAACGCCCTTGCACGAAGACGGCAGCGTTGATTACCCCACATTGCGCAAGCTGGTCGACTGGCACATCGCCGAGGGAACCGACTGCATTGGCGTGGTGGGAACCACTGGCGAGTCCCCTACCGTTAATGTCGAAGAGCACTGCGAAATCATCCGGGTGTCGGTCGAGCAGGCCAAAAAGCGCGTGCCCATCATGGCCGGCTGCGGCGCGAACTCCACCGCCGAAGCCATCGAGCTCGCCAAATTCGCCAAAGGGGTCGGCGCCGACTGCCAGTTGCAGGTCGTCCCCTACTACAACAAGCCCACCCAGGAAGGCCAGTACCGCCACTTCAAGGCGATCGCCGAGGCCGTGGGCGACCTGCCGACCGTGCTTTACAACGTCCCCGGCCGCACCGTGGCCGATATGGCGCATGCCACCGTGCTGCGCCTGGCCCAGGTGCCCGGCATTGTCGGCATCAAGGAAGCCACCGGCAACATCGAACGTGCGCAGTGGCTGATCAAGGAAGTGCCCAAGGGCTTTGCCGTGTATTCCGGCGACGACCCGACCGCCGTGGCGCTGATGTTGTGCGGCGGCCAGGGCAATGTCAGCGTGACGGCCAACGTCGCGCCGCGCCTCATGCACGAACTGTGCGTTGCCGCCGTGGCAGGCGACGCCCGGCGCGCCATGGAACTGCAACTAAAGCTGCTGCCGCTGCATCGAAACCTCTTTGTCGAAGCCAACCCGATTCCCGTCAAGTGGGCCATGGCCCGCATGCGCCTTTGCGGTGGCACGCTGCGCCTGCCGATGACGCCGCTGGAAACTTCGAACGAAGCTGCCGTCGAAGGCGCGCTGCGCGCCTGCGGCCTGATTTGA
- a CDS encoding bifunctional 2-polyprenyl-6-hydroxyphenol methylase/3-demethylubiquinol 3-O-methyltransferase UbiG: MTGALHGTEPPSAWVQRWSHLVPKRGVVLDVACGHGRHARWFYERNHPLALVDRAQDAIDFIANQLPATAFEAVVADIEGGPWPFAGRQFDAVIVTNYLWRPLLPTLVASLAPGGVLIYETFTQGNETVGKPSRPDFLLRPGELLEVCQGLRVVAFEEGFHETPPRFIQRIAAVRDAPATAGLPAPARYLLP; the protein is encoded by the coding sequence ATGACGGGAGCTTTGCACGGAACGGAGCCGCCCTCCGCCTGGGTGCAACGTTGGTCACACCTGGTGCCCAAGCGCGGCGTCGTGCTGGACGTCGCCTGCGGCCACGGACGCCACGCACGCTGGTTTTATGAACGAAATCACCCTCTGGCCCTTGTGGATCGTGCACAAGACGCTATCGATTTCATAGCAAACCAGCTTCCCGCCACGGCCTTTGAAGCCGTGGTGGCGGATATCGAAGGCGGCCCCTGGCCTTTTGCGGGCCGCCAGTTTGACGCCGTCATCGTCACCAATTACCTCTGGCGCCCGCTGCTGCCTACCCTCGTGGCCAGCCTCGCGCCGGGCGGCGTGCTGATTTACGAAACTTTTACGCAGGGCAATGAAACGGTCGGCAAGCCGTCGCGGCCCGACTTTTTGCTGCGGCCCGGTGAATTGCTCGAGGTTTGCCAAGGCTTGCGGGTGGTGGCTTTCGAAGAAGGTTTCCATGAAACCCCGCCGCGCTTCATCCAGCGCATCGCCGCCGTGCGTGACGCCCCCGCGACTGCGGGTTTGCCCGCCCCGGCCCGGTATTTACTGCCCTAG
- a CDS encoding SDR family oxidoreductase has product MKTIVITGASDGIGAEMARQLAQTHGAGVALVLAARNEALLQEVAGQCAARGAQTLVVKTDVSIEAQCRHLIDAAAGRFGHIDALINNAGMSAQALLEDVKAEDLAWYEQLMRINLWGSVWCTHAALPHLKLRRGSIVAVSSLAGLIGVPGRTAYSATKFAMVGFFEALRAEMKGAGVSVTTAYPGVVATNIRHRGFNAAGVPAGSSGLKEDGAMSVEECARLILQGMASRDREVVMTAKGKLGRWLKLIAPGRVEAMALAALKDDVKPT; this is encoded by the coding sequence ATGAAAACGATAGTAATTACAGGGGCTTCCGACGGCATAGGCGCCGAGATGGCGCGGCAACTCGCCCAAACCCACGGCGCCGGCGTGGCGCTGGTGCTGGCCGCGCGCAACGAAGCGCTGCTCCAGGAGGTCGCTGGCCAATGCGCCGCGCGCGGCGCACAAACACTGGTCGTCAAAACCGATGTCTCCATCGAGGCCCAATGCCGCCACCTGATCGACGCCGCCGCCGGGCGCTTCGGCCACATCGACGCGCTCATCAACAACGCCGGCATGTCGGCGCAGGCCCTGCTGGAAGACGTCAAAGCCGAAGATCTTGCCTGGTATGAGCAGCTGATGCGCATCAATTTGTGGGGCAGCGTGTGGTGCACCCATGCCGCCTTGCCGCACCTGAAACTGCGCCGCGGCAGCATCGTGGCCGTGTCCAGCCTGGCCGGGCTGATCGGCGTGCCGGGCCGCACAGCCTATAGCGCCACCAAATTTGCCATGGTGGGCTTTTTTGAGGCGCTGCGCGCCGAAATGAAGGGTGCCGGCGTCAGCGTGACCACGGCCTACCCGGGCGTGGTCGCCACCAACATCCGGCACCGCGGCTTCAATGCGGCCGGCGTGCCGGCGGGATCCAGCGGCCTGAAAGAAGACGGCGCCATGAGCGTCGAAGAATGCGCCCGCCTCATCCTGCAGGGCATGGCGAGCCGGGACCGCGAAGTCGTCATGACGGCCAAGGGCAAGCTGGGCCGCTGGCTCAAGCTGATTGCGCCCGGCCGGGTGGAAGCGATGGCGCTGGCGGCGCTGAAAGACGACGTCAAACCAACATGA